A single window of Buchnera aphidicola (Cinara kochiana kochiana) DNA harbors:
- the rpsO gene encoding 30S ribosomal protein S15 produces the protein MLKNTSATQDLILKYGNSNSNTGNSSVQIALLTWKINYLQKHFILHRNDHCGRKGLLKLVSRRRKLLDYIKFHQHQHYLSLIKELSLRY, from the coding sequence ATGTTAAAAAATACATCAGCAACACAAGATTTGATTTTAAAATATGGAAATTCGAATAGTAATACTGGCAATTCGTCAGTACAAATTGCATTATTAACATGGAAAATAAATTATTTACAAAAACATTTTATTTTGCATCGTAATGATCATTGTGGTCGCAAGGGTTTATTAAAACTAGTTTCTCGACGTAGAAAATTATTGGATTATATTAAGTTTCATCAACATCAACACTATCTTTCTTTAATTAAAGAGCTCAGCTTACGCTATTAA
- the truB gene encoding tRNA pseudouridine(55) synthase TruB, translating into MAYQNIKNNSGILLLDKPKDISSNGVLQHVRKIFYGHKAGYTGSLDPIATGVLPILFNNATKFSKYLTNSIKKYHVIAKLGVVTDTGDLSGEVLYTRSVYVSTNNIINILNKFIGAVKQIPPMFSAIKYHGTPLYKYARLGIVISRYPRTVIIYQLNFIKRIDKFLEFTVLCSKGTYIRSLVYDIGNILKCGAHVVFLRRLQIGPYYSSQLVNLSNLYFVENKYTKQTYRFYKKNMLKTFLLPVSSMFLQYPQIKLFNKDIENFKKKICISVFLFSKIGLVRVVAGINNMFLGIGKINKLGLLVPKCILQS; encoded by the coding sequence ATGGCCTATCAAAATATTAAAAATAATTCCGGAATATTATTACTAGATAAACCAAAAGATATTTCATCTAATGGTGTATTACAGCATGTTAGAAAAATTTTTTATGGACATAAAGCCGGATATACTGGTTCATTAGATCCTATAGCTACTGGTGTTTTACCTATTTTGTTTAATAATGCAACAAAATTTTCAAAATATTTAACAAATTCAATAAAAAAATATCATGTAATTGCAAAATTAGGTGTAGTTACAGATACTGGAGATTTATCAGGTGAAGTATTATATACTCGTTCAGTATATGTTAGCACAAACAATATTATTAATATTTTAAATAAATTTATCGGTGCAGTAAAACAAATTCCACCTATGTTTTCAGCTATTAAATATCATGGAACTCCATTATATAAATATGCTCGATTAGGAATCGTTATATCTCGGTATCCACGAACAGTTATTATTTATCAATTAAATTTTATTAAGAGAATTGACAAATTTTTAGAATTTACAGTATTGTGTTCAAAAGGAACATATATTCGTAGTTTAGTATATGATATTGGTAATATTTTAAAATGTGGCGCACATGTTGTTTTTTTACGTCGCTTACAAATTGGACCATATTATTCATCACAGCTAGTGAATTTGTCGAATTTATATTTTGTTGAAAATAAATACACGAAACAAACATATCGTTTTTATAAAAAAAATATGTTAAAAACATTTTTATTACCTGTAAGTTCTATGTTTTTACAATATCCTCAGATAAAATTATTTAATAAAGATATAGAAAATTTTAAAAAAAAAATATGTATATCTGTGTTTTTATTTTCTAAAATTGGCTTGGTACGAGTTGTAGCGGGTATAAATAATATGTTTTTAGGAATTGGAAAAATAAATAAATTAGGATTATTGGTTCCGAAATGTATTTTACAAAGTTAG
- a CDS encoding valine--tRNA ligase: MDKNYNFSIIEKKIQKFCKNNQNSCNHDNKNKIKNNNFCIMVPPPNITGYLHMGHAFQQTIMDVLIRYYRMSGKNTLLQMGTDHAGIATQMIVERHLLKKEGKNKNLYSRKEFIDKIFDWKKKSESIMFNQIKRLGHLINWDKVRFTLDSDFSIAVRKVFIMLYKDGLIYRKKKLVYWDPKLQTVVSDLEVENRIGNNTMWYIEYLLTYDCNRVKFINKKKIVVATTRPETLLGDTALAVHPDDIRYKKYIGCFVIVPIINRIIPIISDVSIDISKGTGCMKVTPAHDFNDYDIGQRNKLPMINIFTKNAKILNKLNIFDHAGKKTKIFHSFVPEDLRSLDRFVVRKKILLILKTIGLLKKSIVCTNSVPYGDRSGVILEPKLTNQWYLSTKSLSSVAINAVKEKKIVFVPKQYTNMFLSWMNNIQDWCISRQLWWGHQIPVWYDLQDNIYVGENEKSIRQEYSLNKDIILNQDPDVLDTWFSSSLWTFAGLGWPINKKKISMFHPTDILVCGFDIIFFWIARMIMITMHIIKDKHGNSQIPFKTVYVTGLIRDEDGLKMSKSHGNVLDPLDMIDGISLIELIKKRTKNLINNKTSKIVKINTIKNFPNGISTHSVDAVRYTFISLATMSRNINWNMNRLKGYQNFCNKIWHASRFVIKNVKNNIYRKKNIPTLLLDQWIYIKFNNVIKKYHNFIKLFRFDLLSVLLYKFIWNTFCDQYLEMIKPILQFGLDYEKKEIKNTLLNILGSLLLIIHPIMPFITTYIWNILCKLNAEFNSNIFLNSFPQYNIAFCNRYIIEFMSWFKKIISILRCIRVDTRVRHTKLLTVYLKNISFTQRIFLHENNFLLKKIAYLNGLIEIADLDNRSSYIMRVIDNVEIFILIDSQFNINIELNRINRKIISINKKIQEIRFLLLNKNFLNKAPSCFISEKKLLLINLKNSLKKIISQKKDYLKYY, from the coding sequence ATGGATAAAAATTATAATTTTTCTATAATAGAAAAAAAAATACAAAAATTCTGTAAAAATAATCAAAATTCTTGTAATCACGATAATAAAAATAAAATTAAAAATAATAATTTTTGTATAATGGTCCCGCCACCTAATATAACTGGATATTTACATATGGGACATGCGTTTCAACAAACCATTATGGACGTTTTGATACGATATTATCGTATGTCTGGTAAAAATACTTTATTACAAATGGGTACTGATCATGCCGGAATTGCAACACAAATGATTGTTGAACGACATTTGTTAAAAAAGGAGGGTAAAAATAAAAATTTATATTCTAGAAAAGAATTTATTGATAAAATTTTTGATTGGAAAAAAAAATCTGAATCTATTATGTTTAATCAAATTAAACGATTAGGTCATTTGATTAATTGGGATAAAGTTCGTTTTACATTAGATTCTGATTTTTCTATTGCAGTTAGAAAAGTTTTTATTATGTTGTATAAAGACGGATTAATTTATAGAAAAAAAAAATTAGTGTATTGGGATCCAAAATTACAGACCGTAGTTTCTGATTTAGAAGTAGAAAATCGTATCGGTAATAATACGATGTGGTATATTGAATATTTGTTAACATACGATTGTAATCGTGTTAAATTTATTAATAAAAAAAAAATAGTAGTCGCTACAACTCGACCTGAAACATTATTAGGAGATACTGCATTAGCTGTCCATCCAGATGATATTAGATATAAAAAATATATCGGTTGCTTTGTTATAGTTCCTATAATAAATCGAATAATTCCTATTATTAGCGATGTGTCTATTGATATATCTAAAGGAACAGGGTGTATGAAAGTAACTCCGGCACATGATTTTAATGATTATGATATTGGTCAACGTAATAAATTACCAATGATTAATATTTTTACAAAAAATGCTAAAATATTAAATAAATTAAATATTTTTGATCATGCTGGTAAAAAAACGAAAATATTTCATTCTTTTGTTCCTGAAGATTTACGGTCTCTTGATCGTTTTGTTGTGCGTAAAAAAATTTTATTAATTTTAAAAACAATAGGATTATTAAAAAAATCTATTGTATGTACGAATAGTGTTCCGTACGGTGACAGAAGTGGTGTGATTTTAGAACCAAAATTAACGAATCAGTGGTATTTGAGTACTAAATCATTATCCAGCGTAGCGATTAATGCAGTAAAAGAAAAAAAAATTGTTTTTGTACCTAAACAATATACAAATATGTTTTTATCATGGATGAATAATATTCAAGATTGGTGTATTTCTCGTCAATTATGGTGGGGACATCAAATTCCAGTATGGTATGATTTACAAGATAATATATATGTAGGAGAAAACGAAAAATCTATTCGACAAGAATATTCTTTAAATAAAGATATTATACTTAATCAAGATCCGGATGTATTAGATACTTGGTTTTCTTCGAGTTTGTGGACATTTGCCGGTTTAGGTTGGCCTATTAATAAAAAAAAAATATCTATGTTTCATCCTACTGATATTTTAGTTTGTGGTTTTGATATTATTTTTTTTTGGATTGCTCGTATGATTATGATTACTATGCATATAATAAAAGATAAACATGGAAATTCTCAAATTCCTTTTAAAACAGTATATGTAACAGGATTAATACGAGATGAAGATGGTTTAAAAATGTCAAAATCTCACGGAAATGTTTTAGATCCTTTAGATATGATTGATGGAATTAGTTTAATAGAATTAATTAAAAAAAGAACGAAAAATTTAATTAATAATAAAACATCTAAAATAGTCAAAATTAACACTATAAAAAATTTTCCAAATGGTATTAGTACTCATAGTGTTGATGCAGTAAGATATACTTTTATATCTTTAGCTACTATGAGTAGAAATATTAACTGGAATATGAATCGTTTAAAAGGATATCAAAATTTTTGTAATAAAATTTGGCATGCTAGTCGTTTTGTAATTAAAAATGTAAAAAATAATATATATCGAAAAAAAAATATCCCTACTCTTTTATTAGATCAATGGATTTATATTAAATTTAACAATGTTATTAAGAAATATCATAATTTTATAAAATTATTCCGGTTTGATCTTTTATCGGTACTATTGTATAAATTTATCTGGAATACATTTTGTGATCAATATTTAGAAATGATAAAACCAATTTTACAATTTGGTTTGGATTATGAAAAAAAAGAAATTAAAAATACTTTATTAAATATATTAGGTTCATTATTATTAATAATACATCCAATTATGCCGTTTATTACGACATACATTTGGAATATTTTATGTAAATTAAATGCAGAGTTTAATTCTAATATTTTTTTAAATTCATTTCCACAATATAATATTGCATTTTGCAATAGATATATTATTGAATTTATGTCGTGGTTTAAAAAAATTATTTCTATTTTGCGTTGTATTCGAGTAGATACTAGAGTTAGACATACAAAACTATTGACAGTATATTTGAAAAATATTTCTTTTACTCAAAGAATTTTTTTACATGAAAATAATTTTTTATTAAAAAAAATTGCTTATTTAAATGGTTTAATAGAAATTGCAGATTTAGATAATCGTTCTTCATATATTATGCGAGTTATTGATAATGTCGAAATATTTATTTTAATTGATTCACAGTTTAATATTAATATAGAATTGAATCGTATTAATAGAAAAATTATATCAATTAACAAAAAAATTCAAGAAATCAGGTTTTTATTATTAAATAAAAATTTCTTAAATAAAGCACCATCATGTTTTATATCAGAAAAAAAATTGTTATTAATTAATCTCAAAAATTCTTTAAAAAAGATTATTAGTCAGAAAAAAGATTATTTAAAATATTATTAA
- the rbfA gene encoding 30S ribosome-binding factor RbfA, translating into MLKNFSRLIRLERILHKEIAIIVQRYLRDPRLNFLITILEVKLSSDLSYAKIFFTCLNCQDNHRIKLVLKILQKSEGFIRSLINKNVLIRVIPKLNFIYDTSYTTGMFVSNLIKNIKFK; encoded by the coding sequence ATGTTAAAGAATTTTAGTCGATTAATACGGTTAGAGCGTATTCTACATAAAGAAATTGCTATAATTGTTCAAAGATATTTACGAGATCCAAGATTAAATTTTTTGATTACAATATTAGAAGTAAAATTATCTTCAGATTTAAGTTATGCTAAAATATTTTTTACATGTTTAAATTGTCAAGATAATCATCGCATTAAATTAGTATTAAAGATTTTACAGAAATCAGAAGGATTTATTCGTTCGCTTATTAATAAAAATGTTCTGATTCGTGTTATTCCTAAACTGAATTTTATTTATGATACGTCTTATACTACAGGAATGTTTGTTTCTAATTTAATTAAAAATATTAAATTTAAATAA
- the argF gene encoding ornithine carbamoyltransferase, with translation MKTLYKKSCLKLSNFTCEEIFYLIQLSKFLKKHKHNKTEKKYIQGKNIALIFEKQSTRTRCAFEVAAHDQGAHTTYIGPNDTHIGYKESIEDSAKILGTMYDGIQYRGFSDTVLKDLKKYSKIPIWNGLTDKFHPTQILADLFTIIETFPKKSLKKIHCAYVGDAQNNIANSLIEAANIINFKLNIVAPKSYWPQKKLLTKNYSLNNNQKNIFYTDKIQEGVRNVDFIYTDVWVSLGESDDVWGSRIEELYPYQINKKMLNMTNNPDVKILHCLPALHNKKSLIGLKLHNKFKINNGLEITDDIFNSSINLSFQQSENRLHTIKSLLVSCLSEEKIF, from the coding sequence ATGAAAACATTATATAAAAAAAGTTGTTTAAAATTATCAAATTTTACATGCGAAGAAATATTTTATTTAATACAATTATCGAAATTTTTAAAAAAACATAAACACAATAAAACAGAAAAAAAATATATACAGGGAAAAAATATAGCGCTAATTTTTGAAAAACAATCTACTAGAACAAGATGCGCCTTTGAAGTTGCTGCGCATGATCAAGGAGCACATACTACATATATAGGACCTAATGATACACATATCGGATATAAAGAATCTATTGAAGATTCTGCTAAAATATTAGGCACCATGTACGATGGTATCCAATATAGAGGATTTAGTGATACAGTACTTAAAGATCTTAAAAAATATTCAAAAATACCTATTTGGAACGGTTTAACGGATAAATTTCATCCTACTCAAATTCTAGCAGATTTATTTACTATAATAGAAACTTTTCCTAAAAAATCATTAAAAAAAATTCACTGCGCATATGTAGGAGATGCTCAAAATAATATCGCTAATTCATTAATTGAAGCAGCCAATATCATAAATTTTAAATTAAACATTGTTGCTCCTAAGTCATATTGGCCTCAGAAAAAACTATTAACTAAAAATTATTCTTTGAATAACAACCAAAAAAATATTTTTTATACTGATAAAATTCAAGAAGGTGTAAGAAATGTTGATTTTATTTATACAGATGTATGGGTATCTCTAGGGGAGAGTGATGATGTGTGGGGTTCACGAATAGAAGAATTATATCCATATCAAATAAACAAAAAAATGTTAAATATGACTAATAATCCTGATGTAAAAATATTACATTGTTTACCTGCATTACATAATAAAAAATCTTTAATAGGATTAAAATTACATAATAAATTTAAAATTAACAATGGATTAGAAATTACCGATGATATTTTTAATTCTAGTATTAATCTTAGTTTTCAGCAATCTGAAAATAGATTACATACTATTAAATCTTTATTAGTATCGTGTTTGTCCGAAGAAAAAATTTTTTAA
- the pnp gene encoding polyribonucleotide nucleotidyltransferase, with amino-acid sequence MLKPIIHKFKYGQHSIVLETGVIARQATASVLASMDDTTVLVTIVSGAPVLSGQKFFPLVVNYQERTYAAGRIPGGFFRREGRPSENEILISRLIDRPIRPLFPKDFLNEVQIIATVISVNPQINPDIISIIGVSAALCLSGLPFSGPVGAARVGLLNNQYILNPSIEKIKKSCLDLVVSGTKDTILMVEAEAHILSEEDILNAILFGHENQKSLIDNICFFSEKANKTPNVSYDLYTADNILYNLVSKRAKKDIKYAYHIFTKKERLNKLNEIKQKLIIDLLDHDSLLTSSKIEEAVYLLERNIVRKRILKGKLRIDGRTNNEIRPIDVRTGILPRVHGSALFTRGETQALVSATLGTSRDAQNLDDLLGDRTDNFLFHYNFPPYSVGEIGVVGSPKRREIGHGKLAKRSFLAVMPNIEEFPYTIRLVSEITESNGSSSMASVCGASLALMDAGVPIKSAVAGIAMGLIKEQDSYIILSDILGDEDYLGDMDFKVAGSRIGITALQMDIKISDITSDIIKAALYHAKSARLKILDIMETTLHIPRSDISKFAPRIYTMKINPEKIKDVIGKGGSIIRMLTEETGTVIEIKDDGIVKISATAGDKAKHAIRRIKEITEDIIIGKIYSGKVTRILDFGAFVSIGFGREGLIHISQISHKRVDKVIDYLKIDQVIFVKVLEVDRQGRIRLSMKDTNLLDKL; translated from the coding sequence TTGTTAAAACCAATTATACATAAATTTAAATATGGTCAGCATTCTATTGTTTTAGAAACAGGGGTAATTGCTCGACAAGCTACTGCTTCAGTTTTAGCTAGTATGGACGATACTACTGTACTGGTAACTATAGTTAGCGGCGCTCCCGTGTTGTCTGGACAAAAATTTTTTCCTTTAGTTGTTAATTATCAAGAACGTACTTATGCTGCAGGTAGAATTCCTGGTGGGTTTTTTCGTAGAGAAGGACGTCCTAGTGAGAATGAAATTTTAATTTCTAGATTAATTGATAGACCAATACGTCCATTGTTTCCTAAAGATTTTTTGAATGAAGTTCAAATTATTGCAACAGTTATTTCAGTAAATCCTCAAATTAATCCTGATATAATTTCTATTATTGGAGTATCGGCTGCATTATGTTTATCCGGATTACCTTTTTCAGGTCCTGTAGGAGCTGCTCGAGTAGGATTATTAAATAATCAGTATATTTTAAATCCATCAATAGAAAAAATTAAAAAAAGTTGTTTAGATTTAGTAGTATCAGGAACTAAAGATACTATTTTAATGGTTGAGGCTGAAGCACATATTTTATCTGAAGAAGATATTTTAAACGCTATTTTGTTTGGACATGAAAATCAAAAATCATTGATTGATAATATTTGTTTTTTTTCTGAAAAAGCAAATAAAACTCCTAATGTTAGTTATGATTTATATACTGCTGATAATATTTTATATAACTTAGTCTCTAAAAGAGCTAAAAAAGATATTAAATATGCATATCATATTTTTACAAAAAAAGAGAGATTAAATAAATTAAACGAAATTAAACAAAAATTAATTATAGATTTATTAGATCACGATAGTTTATTAACTAGTTCTAAAATTGAAGAAGCAGTTTACTTATTAGAACGTAATATTGTTCGCAAACGTATTTTAAAAGGTAAGCTAAGAATTGATGGACGTACGAATAATGAGATTAGACCAATTGATGTAAGAACAGGAATTCTTCCTCGTGTTCATGGATCTGCTTTATTTACCCGGGGAGAAACGCAAGCATTAGTGTCAGCTACCCTAGGAACATCTAGGGATGCACAAAATTTAGATGATTTGCTAGGAGACAGAACTGATAATTTTTTATTTCATTATAATTTTCCTCCATATTCTGTTGGTGAGATCGGAGTAGTAGGATCACCAAAACGAAGAGAGATTGGTCATGGTAAACTTGCTAAACGTAGTTTTTTGGCTGTTATGCCGAATATTGAGGAATTTCCATATACTATTCGTTTAGTTTCTGAAATTACTGAGTCTAATGGTTCGTCTTCTATGGCTTCTGTTTGTGGTGCTTCTTTAGCTTTAATGGATGCCGGAGTTCCTATTAAGTCAGCTGTTGCTGGAATTGCTATGGGTTTAATAAAAGAACAAGATTCTTATATAATTTTATCAGATATTTTAGGAGATGAAGATTATTTAGGAGATATGGATTTTAAAGTAGCTGGTAGCAGGATAGGTATTACTGCTTTACAAATGGATATAAAAATTTCCGATATTACTAGTGATATTATTAAAGCAGCATTATATCACGCAAAATCTGCAAGATTAAAGATTTTAGATATTATGGAAACTACGTTACATATTCCTAGAAGTGATATTTCTAAATTTGCTCCCAGAATATATACTATGAAAATTAATCCAGAAAAAATAAAAGATGTAATTGGTAAAGGCGGCTCTATTATCAGAATGTTAACTGAAGAAACGGGTACAGTTATTGAAATTAAAGATGATGGAATAGTTAAAATTTCAGCTACGGCAGGAGACAAAGCGAAGCATGCTATTCGTAGAATTAAAGAAATTACTGAAGATATTATAATTGGAAAGATTTATTCCGGTAAAGTAACACGTATTTTAGATTTTGGAGCTTTTGTTTCTATTGGTTTTGGGCGAGAAGGATTAATACATATTTCACAAATTTCACATAAAAGAGTAGATAAAGTTATTGATTATTTAAAAATTGATCAAGTCATTTTTGTGAAAGTATTAGAAGTAGATCGACAAGGTCGTATTCGTTTAAGCATGAAAGATACCAATTTATTAGATAAATTATAA
- a CDS encoding DEAD/DEAH box helicase, whose protein sequence is MTQIHHSFSIFGLNPVLLKSLKKLGYIKPSPIQSICIPYLLSGKDVLGMAQTGSGKTAAFALPLLHNIDISLKSPQILVLVPTRELAIQVAKAFFDFSQYLMGTQVLALYGGQRYEIQLQTLRKGPQIIVGTPGRLLDHLKRGTLNLIHLHSLVLDEADEMLRMGFIEDVENIMSKIPKKHQTALFSATMPNMIRRISQRFMNFPKEVKIQSTGVTRPDIQQSYWIVRGKKTDALIRFLEVEDFSATIIFVRTKSATLEVSETLEKHGYNSAALNGDMNQLLREQTLERLKTGKLDILIATDVAARGLDVDRISFVINYDIPMDAESYVHRIGRTGRAGRAGRALLFVEYRERRLLRNIERIIKHSIQEIELPKSELVAQCRLKVISEKIQNQLDSSDLESYKLLLYKLNLKDSLDFEKLSAALLRLVQGERPLIIPPDKKYSFISFKNNSSFIMANRKKFIVNKIYSNSRFMSDRKKLDNMVLCRIEVGRHDGIEVRHIVGAIANEGDISSRLIGNIRLFTSYSTVELPQNHSNRLLICLSRTRILNKPINIKLITQAGFRENKKKFISRNRQNYKTNNF, encoded by the coding sequence ATGACTCAAATTCATCATTCTTTTTCTATTTTTGGACTTAATCCTGTTTTATTGAAATCTCTAAAAAAACTAGGATATATAAAGCCTTCACCAATTCAATCTATTTGTATCCCTTATTTATTATCCGGAAAAGACGTATTAGGTATGGCTCAAACGGGTAGCGGTAAAACAGCTGCATTTGCATTGCCGTTGTTACATAATATTGATATTTCTTTAAAATCTCCCCAAATTTTAGTTTTAGTACCAACTCGAGAATTAGCTATACAAGTAGCAAAAGCATTTTTTGATTTTTCTCAGTATCTTATGGGAACGCAAGTATTAGCATTATATGGCGGTCAAAGATATGAAATTCAATTACAAACACTAAGAAAAGGTCCTCAAATTATTGTAGGAACTCCTGGTCGATTATTAGATCATTTAAAAAGAGGTACTTTAAATTTAATACATTTACACAGTTTGGTTTTAGATGAAGCAGATGAAATGTTGCGTATGGGATTTATAGAAGATGTAGAAAATATTATGTCAAAAATTCCCAAAAAACATCAGACTGCATTATTTTCGGCTACAATGCCTAATATGATTCGTAGGATATCTCAACGCTTTATGAATTTTCCTAAAGAAGTTAAGATACAATCTACCGGAGTGACACGTCCTGATATACAACAAAGTTATTGGATAGTACGTGGCAAAAAAACTGATGCTTTAATTCGATTTTTAGAAGTTGAAGATTTTTCGGCAACTATTATTTTTGTACGTACTAAAAGTGCTACTTTGGAAGTATCTGAAACATTAGAAAAGCATGGATATAATAGTGCTGCATTAAATGGTGATATGAACCAATTATTAAGAGAGCAAACATTAGAACGATTAAAAACAGGAAAATTAGATATATTAATTGCTACAGATGTTGCTGCTAGAGGATTAGATGTAGATCGAATTAGTTTTGTTATTAACTATGATATTCCAATGGATGCTGAATCATACGTGCATCGTATTGGTCGTACAGGTCGAGCAGGCCGAGCAGGCCGAGCATTGCTGTTTGTAGAGTATCGTGAACGTAGATTATTACGTAATATTGAAAGAATTATAAAGCACTCTATTCAAGAAATAGAATTACCGAAATCTGAACTTGTAGCGCAATGCCGATTAAAAGTTATTTCGGAAAAAATACAAAATCAATTAGATAGTTCTGATTTAGAATCATATAAATTATTATTATATAAATTAAATTTAAAAGATAGTTTGGATTTTGAAAAATTATCGGCAGCATTATTAAGATTAGTACAGGGAGAGCGTCCATTAATTATACCGCCGGATAAAAAATATTCATTTATATCTTTTAAAAATAATTCTTCATTTATTATGGCTAATAGAAAGAAATTTATTGTTAATAAAATATATTCAAACTCTCGTTTTATGTCAGATCGTAAAAAATTAGATAATATGGTATTATGTCGTATTGAAGTAGGTCGTCATGATGGAATAGAAGTTCGTCACATCGTAGGAGCTATTGCAAATGAAGGAGATATTAGTAGTCGATTAATTGGAAATATCCGATTATTTACTAGTTATTCTACAGTTGAATTACCACAGAATCATTCTAATCGATTGCTAATTTGTTTATCACGTACGCGTATTTTAAATAAACCCATTAATATTAAATTAATAACACAAGCTGGATTTCGTGAAAATAAAAAAAAATTTATATCCCGAAATCGTCAAAATTATAAAACAAATAATTTTTAA
- a CDS encoding Rid family detoxifying hydrolase — MLKEKCTFKKPFGPYSPILKINNLFFISGQIPVDQNTGLIPKYLTEQTTLVLNNINTLLKENQLSVKNIIKTTIFTTKINKLKEINLFYQKFFDKHTTIYPTRSCIGISELPKKVFIEIEAIASI; from the coding sequence ATGTTAAAAGAAAAATGTACATTCAAAAAACCGTTTGGACCATATTCACCTATTCTAAAGATAAATAATTTATTTTTTATTTCCGGGCAAATTCCAGTAGACCAAAATACAGGACTTATACCAAAATATTTAACTGAACAAACAACTTTAGTGTTAAATAATATTAACACACTATTAAAAGAAAATCAGTTAAGTGTCAAAAATATTATTAAAACTACAATTTTTACAACAAAAATAAATAAATTAAAAGAAATCAATTTATTCTATCAAAAATTTTTTGATAAACATACTACAATATATCCAACACGATCATGTATTGGTATATCAGAATTGCCCAAAAAAGTATTCATAGAAATTGAAGCAATAGCATCTATATAA